In the Plasmodium chabaudi chabaudi strain AS genome assembly, chromosome: 13 genome, one interval contains:
- a CDS encoding serine/threonine protein phosphatase UIS2, putative, with amino-acid sequence MNISKFFLIFLPLVLFKYPANNELINYNVILKYDVKDLFKRLMQEQNDNTEGDKDENHEGNNDVNHEGNNDENHEGNNDKNHEGNSDKNHEGNNDKNHEGNNDKNHEGNSDKNHEGNSDKNHEGNNDKNHEGNNDKNHEGNSDKNHEGNSDKNHEGNSDKNHEGNNEENHEGDGDDEYSIYIKSHGTNEFDKVKHKYADYVRFSIFKSKNIYTHIFNELLVFLGSQYGTEEEIVVHVKLIDLLSLLFTHYRDNLSKFSHILNSFQDRSKLMNSVESEFMNEFINERNNYIYEMKNAHSSSDNKDGEWIEAVVNKKNMLYDKFLKEWKNDGARFYSIHNKKKAYIPKKVFLNKQNYIPDFESMEHVDLVCKPITDSDTDENLIEEFEDKELNTNEENENSDSSNKTDGSDVCKSESKYDKKTKNNKQNKKVKPGVIYKMRNDFFLSDASLNVISLISSITSNEDNKVVKKLYTGLKKLGITTFDNLVRYTNIIGIFFSYDIFDELYLQIKLVKEYFGLIPKNNDELSIVSKSKHLSKIKVYGKYNMTDDEMFVPPNCLSAYCKLRSVWMQNRDFNFKIEKDDSNSINFMMLGDVGRGITKENSYDEEQMLKLIGFNELKSTSNAMKDWHETNNADFVINLGDNVPDVDELDYLKNFEWHKIIKGLFTFKKKTEDEPEDDSYLYPDTNDSMHEFYKEVEKQMNNENKEKTNQQDDTSTTPVNNYTDKNESNNNSENNNGFNEHINDNTKDPNIDKNKTTKKEGTDDTIPFFSIFGEKDYFYFPSEQIQEHYTKRIPGYFFPNNYYRVNYDFVYNNKEKNGVQEKFRASFIFIDTWSLMIGFPIIRNYRSFREQYNWINTVLLESAKESDWIFVVGHHPFISSGRRSDNYSFEELSFHNILRNFFFYYNIDGYFSAHDNLMEYIKFGSLNLFVNGSSSRVLFDKSTMMGRGYFGKMVGSIYPVACYILTTLHSGLRPKGCDISKYSKWSNKFDIGFSTHKLSKDEFVTEFINSRTGKPVSQKIVIKNKKYKRRHFYDLEGYADNGIKQFEKQIHEFSSKHPNFIKYKIEEFKENDKKLNIIINNLKSQEEKDAFKSLMFLNNLIFDISNHLSNISFKQLKLMCYLANKYHTFFNKKLVTFLVEELKNAIQNMDEDTANELLNENENEKIQPNDNMSEGMEIIELIEALGYKPDEFLEKYNAMTQEEKDALKEQLGNDVPLEDYINRVKMYSHKKKLSAEELQEFEENEENIQIADAPDESKDDNTDSQTGDNNHQENKDEIDDIMNAPNEVHKNNKALVEKEKNLNEHEYSLLLLSSLKSYDEMKYSLNILSKKEIIKNEAHPYGLYYIEKHKTFFQVSLELCPDIKRIIANLGQVGTKLAFYDYINNLYNKIMDLKNSLDKIAIF; translated from the coding sequence ATGAATATCtcgaaattttttttaatattcctCCCCCTTGTACTATTTAAGTATCCTgcaaataatgaattaattaattataatgtgattttaaaatatgatgtaaaggatttatttaaaagattAATGCAGGAACAAAATGACAATACTGAAGGTGATAAGGATGAAAACCACGAAGGTAATAACGATGTAAACCATGAAGgtaataatgatgaaaatcaCGAAGGTAATAACGATAAAAACCACGAAGGTAATAGCGATAAAAATCACGAAGGTAATAACGATAAAAACCACGAAGGTAATAACGATAAAAACCACGAAGGTAATAGCGATAAAAACCACGAAGGTAATAGCGATAAAAACCACGAAGGTAATAACGATAAAAACCACGAAGGTAATAACGATAAAAACCACGAAGGTAATAGCGATAAAAACCACGAAGGTAATAGCGATAAAAACCACGAAGGTAATAGCGATAAAAACCACGAAGgtaataatgaagaaaatcaTGAAGGTGATGGAGATGATGAATATTCCatctatataaaaagtCACGGAACCAATGAATTTGATAAAGTGAAACATAAATACGCAGATTATGTACGCTTCTCCATTTTTAagagtaaaaatatatacacacacatttttaatgaGCTATTAGTATTTTTAGGCTCTCAATATGGTACAGAAGAAGAAATAGTGGTTCATGTAAAATTAATCGatttattatctttattgTTTACCCATTATCGGGATAATCTAAGTAAATTTAGTCACATATTAAATAGTTTTCAAGATAGAAGCAAGCTAATGAATTCAGTGGAATCTGAATTTATGaatgaatttataaatgaaagaaataattatatttatgaaatgaaaaatgcaCACAGTAGTAGCGATAATAAAGATGGTGAATGGATCGAAGCtgttgtaaataaaaaaaatatgttatatgataaatttttaaaagaatgGAAAAACGATGGAGCTCGCTTTTACAGTATtcataacaaaaaaaaagcgtATATACCAAAAAAAGTTTTtctaaataaacaaaattatattccCGATTTCGAAAGTATGGAACATGTAGATTTAGTATGTAAGCCAATAACTGATTCAGATACTGATGAGAATCTTATTGAAGAATTTGAAGATAAAGAGCTAAACacaaatgaagaaaatgaaaattcgGATAGTTCTAATAAAACAGACGGAAGTGATGTATGCAAATCCGAAagtaaatatgataaaaaaacgaaaaataataaacaaaataaaaaagtgaaaCCTGGAGTTATCTATAAAATGAgaaatgatttttttttaagtgaTGCTTCATTAAATGTAATATCTTTAATTAGTTCCATAACATCAAATGAAGATAATAAAgttgttaaaaaattatatactggtttaaaaaaattaggaATAACAACATTTGATAACCTTGTTagatatacaaatattataggtatatttttttcttatgatatttttgatgagttgtatttacaaattaaattaGTTAAAGAATATTTCGGGCTTATCCCAAAAAACAATGATGAGCTTTCTATTGTTTCAAAATCAAAACATCTatctaaaataaaagtatatggaaaatataatatgactGATGATGAAATGTTTGTTCCACCAAATTGTTTAAGTGCTTATTGTAAATTAAGGTCCGTATGGATGCAAAATCGagattttaattttaaaattgaaaaagatGATTCGAAttctataaattttatgatgTTAGGAGATGTTGGTCGTGGAATtacaaaagaaaatagCTATGATGAAGAACAAATGTTAAAATTGATAGGTTTTAATGAGCTAAAAAGTACTTCTAATGCTATGAAAGATTGGCATGAAACAAACAATGCTGATTTTGTAATTAATTTAGGAGATAATGTGCCAGATGTAGATGAATTggattatttgaaaaattttgaatggcataaaataattaagggattatttacttttaaaaaaaaaactgaaGATGAACCAGAAGAtgattcatatttataccCAGATACTAATGATAGTATGcatgaattttataaagaggtagaaaaacaaatgaataatgaaaataaagagaAAACAAATCAACAAGATGATACATCTACTACTCCAGTCAATAATTATACTGACAAAAATGAGAGCAATAACAATTCTGAAAACAATAACGGTTTTAACGAACACATTAATGATAATACAAAAGATCCcaatattgataaaaataaaactacTAAAAAAGAAGGAACAGATGATACAATACCATTTTTCTCAATATTTGGAGAAAaggattatttttattttcctagTGAGCAAATACAAGAACATTACACAAAAAGAATTCCAGGTTACTTTTTcccaaataattattatcgTGTTAACTAtgattttgtatataataataaagagaaaaatgGGGTTCAAGAGAAATTTAGAgcatcttttatttttattgataCATGGTCATTAATGATTGGATTTCCTATTATAAGAAATTATCGATCTTTCCGTGAGCAATACAATTGGATAAATACGGTCTTATTAGAAAGTGCTAAAGAAAGTGATTGGATTTTTGTGGTTGGTCATCATCCATTTATTTCTAGTGGTAGAAGATCAGataattattcatttgAAGAACTTTCATTTCATAATATCCTAAgaaacttttttttctattataatatagatGGATATTTTAGTGCCCATGATAATTTAatggaatatataaaatttggatctcttaatttatttgttaatgGTTCATCCTCTAGAGTATTGTTTGATAAATCTACTATGATGGGTAGAGGATATTTTGGAAAAATGGTTGGCTCAATTTATCCTGTTGCTTGCTATATATTGACCACATTACACTCTGGATTAAGGCCTAAAGGTTGTGATATTagtaaatattcaaaatggtcaaataaatttgatatTGGATTTAGTACCCACAAATTAAGCAAAGATGAGTTTGTAActgaatttataaattctcGAACAGGAAAACCAGTTAGCcaaaaaatagttataaaaaataaaaaatataaaagaagacatttttatgatttaGAAGGATATGCAGATAATGGAATTAAACAATTCGAAAAACAAATCCACGAATTTAGTTCTAAGCATcctaattttattaaatataaaattgaagaatttaaagaaaatgataaaaaacttaatataattatcaacaatttaaaaagtcaagaagaaaaagatgCTTTTAAAAGCcttatgtttttaaataatttaatttttgatatttcaAATCATCTTTCTAATATTTCATTCAAgcaattaaaattaatgtgTTATCTTGCCAATAAATatcatacattttttaataaaaaacttgtaacatttttagtagaagaattaaaaaatgcaataCAAAACATGGACGAAGATACAGCAAATGAGCTacttaatgaaaatgaaaatgaaaaaattcaGCCAAATGATAACATGTCGGAAGGAATGGAAATTATAGAATTGATAGAAGCATTAGGATATAAACCAGATGAATTcttggaaaaatataatgcaaTGACAcaagaagaaaaagatgCATTGAAAGAACAACTTGGAAATGATGTACCACTTGaagattatataaatagggtaaaaatgtatagtcataaaaaaaaattaagtgCAGAAGAATTACAAGAATTTGAAGAAAACgaagaaaatattcaaattgCAGACGCCCCAGATGAATCAAAAGATGATAATACAGACAGTCAAACTGGGGACAACAACCATCAGGAAAATAAAGACGAAATAGATGATATTATGAATGCACCAAATGAAgtgcataaaaataataaagcatTAGTAGAAAAGGAGAAGAATCTAAATGAACATGAATATTCCTTACTATTGTTAAGTTCTCTTAAAAGTTATGatgaaatgaaatattccttaaatattttatcaaaaaaagaaattattaaaaatgaagcTCATCCATAtggtttatattatatagaaaagcataaaacattttttcaaGTGTCCTTAGAATTGTGCCCCGACattaaaagaataataGCAAATTTAGGACAAGTCGGAACGAAGCTAGCTTTCTAcgattatattaataatttgtataataaGATAATGGATTTGAAAAATTCCCTTGATAAAATTGCTATATTTTAA
- a CDS encoding ATP synthase (C/AC39) subunit, putative yields MELCFYNSKNGYLEAFLRGLRSSFLTPDEYKKLTEVDTLDDFKLVLEDTDYGSFMMDEPSPIAVTTIAQKCKEKMAHEFNYIRAQAEEPLRTFLDYIAKEKMIDNVISLIQGTLNKKPPEELLSRVDPLGYFPQMKAITSMDVQNSHDDVLKILLIDTPIGSYFDKYISANSSNEKNNMSTILNDMDIEILRNTLKKAWLEDFYDFIKKLGGKTEEVMGHILKSVADFRVLSVTLNTINSSLSLELQKDRNDMFPCFGYLYPEGTDKIRKCWNNETVQAALENYPVYYNLYEECKQFYIKNENATEKKFVDHKIKSLEDLLYAKLVKLCETAFDQHCHFGIFYAWVKLKEQEIRNIIWISDMILMNRKDCIDSIIPIFEPQI; encoded by the coding sequence ATGgaattatgtttttataattcaaaaaatggataCTTGGAAGCTTTTTTAAGAGGGTTGCGTAGTAGTTTTTTAACCCCCGATGAATATAAGAAATTAACCGAAGTTGATACTCTTGATGATTTTAAATTAGTTTTAGAAGACACAGATTATGGATCATTTATGATGGATGAGCCTTCCCCAATTGCTGTTACAACTATAGCACAAAAatgtaaagaaaaaatggcACATGagtttaattatataagaGCCCAAGCTGAAGAGCCGTTAAGAACATTCCTAGATTATATtgcaaaagaaaaaatgatagATAATGTTATAAGTTTAATACAAGGaacattaaataaaaaacccCCTGAAGAATTATTATCACGTGTTGATCCATTGGGATACTTTCCACAAATGAAAGCTATCACTTCGATGGATGTTCAAAACTCTCATGATGacgttttaaaaattttattgattGATACACCAATAGGTAgctattttgataaatatatatcagcCAATTcatcaaatgaaaaaaacaatatgtCAACAATACTTAATGATATGGATATTGAAATTTTAAGaaatacattaaaaaaagcatGGTTAGAAgatttttatgattttattaaaaaattaggaGGTAAAACAGAAGAAGTTATGggacatattttaaaaagtgtAGCAGATTTTAGAGTGTTATCTGTTACATTAAACACAATAAATTCGAGTTTAAGTCTTGAATTACAAAAAGATAGAAATGATATGTTTCCATGTTTTGGGTATTTATATCCTGAAGGAACAGataaaattagaaaatgcTGGAATAATGAAACTGTTCAAGCCGCTTTAGAAAATTATCCTGTATATTATAACTTATATGAAGAATgcaaacaattttatattaaaaatgaaaatgctACTGAAAAGAAATTTGTCgatcataaaataaaatcttTAGAAGATTTGTTGTATGCGAAACTTGTCAAATTATGTGAAACTGCTTTTGATCAACATTGTCATTttggaatattttatgcatgggtaaaattaaaagaacaAGAAATTAGAAACATCATTTGGATTTCAGATATGATTTTAATGAATAGAAAAGATTGTATTGATAGCATTATTCCTATATTCGAACCgcaaatatag